The bacterium genomic interval GGGCCGGCGGTCGGGGGCGGTTCGTATTCAAGTTTTGTCATACAGGGGGTGCGCGGAAGATGGAGCAGGCCATTTTTGGAGCGGGTTGTTTCTGGGGGGTGGAAGCGGCCTTCCGCAAGGTGGAGGGCGTATCCAGGACGGCGGTGGGCTACTCGGGCGGTATCGCCGATGACCCCAACTACAAGCAGGTCTGCTCGGGCGCGACGGGACACGCCGAGGCGGTCCTGGTGGAGTTCGAGCCGGAGCAGGTGGGCTACGAGGATCTCCTGGAAATCTTCTGGGGCCTGCACGATCCGACCCAGTTCAACCGCCAGGGTCCCGACGTCGGCACCCAGTACCGCTCGGCGATCTTCTATCTCTCGCCCGAACAGCAAAAGGCGGCGAGCGCATCGAAGAAAGCGCTGGAGGAGTCCGGCCGCTTTTCACGCCCCATCGTTACGGAGATTACGCCCGCCTCTGAATTTTGGATGGCGGAGGACTATCACCAGCAGTACTTTGAGAAGATGGGGGTGTTTCACTAGGAGGCACCGCCTGGTAGCCCCAACGGGAATTGAACCCGTGTTTCCGGCTTGAGAGGCCGGCGTCCTAACCGCTAGACGATGGGGCCGAGCGGTGCATGATGCAGGAGGCAAGGGATTTTCTCCCCAGAACGGGCCGACTATAGCTTTCGCCACCGGTGGCGTCAACCCGGATTTCCGTCGAGCCAAGTCTCATGTATTTTCTGGATATTTTATCTTAAGTCATTGTATTTAATTTATTTTACCTCAAAAATTTGAATCCCCCTCTGGCCCTCCGGGAGCGAAGATTGGCGAGTCCTCCTGATGCCGTTTTGACCGTTCTTCTCTATTCCTCACTGGCCGCCCTCGTGGCGGCGGCGGGCGTGCTTCCGTTCGCGGTCCGGGCCCAGGTGCCCATGCGCTGGCTCGGGTGCGCCTATGCGCTGGCCTCGGGCTTCATGCTGGGGGCCGCCTATATCCTCATGGCCGAGGGTCTCCGCTCGATGGCCACCCTGCCCACGATTCTGGGCGCCGGCCTGGGGGTGGGCTACACCTTCTGGATGCACTCCTACTCGGGGACGGGGGAGATCGAGACGCTGCCGGATGAAGCCGTAGGCGCCATCGAGGGCTACAAGCTGATACTTCTCTCCGCGCTTCACTCGGCCTCCGAGGGCGTGGCCATCGGGGTGGGCATGGCGGTGAGCCTGCGGCTGGGGATTTTCCTGGCCCTCGCCCTCGCGGTGCACAACATCGCCGAGGCGATGGGGTTGACGGCGGCCCTGCGGCTGCGCCGCGTATCGCTCAAGGAATCGGCGGGCCTTTGCATCATTTCCGATGTGCCGATGGTGATGATGGCGATCGTCGCCTATGCGATCGTCGCGGCGGCCCCGTTTTTGCTTCCCTGGGTGCTCGGCCTCTCGGCCGGCGCCCTGATGTACCTCGTCCTGACGGAGCTGCTTCCCGCCAGCTACCACCAGGCGGGGAGCGGGCGCGTCGCCGTGCTGGTGAGCCTCTCGGCGGGCGGCATCGTCATGGCGGAAGGTTTGCTGGGCATGCTGGTTCGATAGGGGGCATTCAGGTGACACCGGTTCTTCTGGTCTTTTTCTACGGCGCGATCACCGCCCTGGCCACCGGCCTGGGGGCGCTGCCCTTCCTTTTCGTCCGGCAGGTCTCCTACCGGATGGTCGCCTTCGCGAACGCATCGGCGGCGGGGCTGATGCTGGGCGCGAGCTTCGGCCTCATCCTCGAGGGGACGGGCCACGGCGCGACGCAGACGCTCATCGGGGGCGCGGCGGGGGTTTTGTTCATCTCCATCGCCCACCACTTCCTCCACGATCTGGACGTGGGATTCGGGAAGCTCCGCGGCGCGGGCGCCCGCCAGATCGTCCTCATCATCGCGGTGATGACGGTACATTCGTTTTCCGAGGGGGTGGCGGTCGGAGTGGCCTTCGGCGGCGGGCAGCGGCTGGCGGCCCTCATCACCATCGCCATCGCCGTCCACAACATCCCCGAGGGGCTGGCGATCAGCGCGGTGATGCGCCCGAAAGGATCTTCCGTTCTCTCGTGCGCCCTCTGGAGCGTTTTTTCCTCACTGCCCCAGCCCCTCATGGCAGTGCCCGCCTTTTTGTTCGTCGAGGCGTTCCGGCCCGTGCTGCCCTACGGCCTGGGCTTCGCCGCGGGCGCGATGGTCTTCATGGTCTTTCTCGAGCTTTTGCCCGAGGCCTACGAAAAGGCGAGCCGCCCCGCCGTCGGCCTCATCGTCAGCCTGACGCTCGGGCTCATGATCCTCTTTCAGCGCTACATCTGAACACGACTCGGTAATGGGTCAGTTTGCTTGTATTTCTTGTCATTCCGAGCGCCGGAGGCGCGAGGAATCTGCTTTTCCACAAGCAGATTCCTCGGTCGCTACGCTCCTTCGGAATGACACCGCGGGTCCATTGTGCAAATAGACCCACTGCCCGCTACGCCTCCCGCGTGATGATGACCTTGCCGAGCTGCTTTCCCTCGTCCACGTAGCGGATGGCCTCCTGATAGCGGGAGAGGGGAAAGGTCCGGTCGATGTGGGCGCGGATCCTCCCGCTCTCGGCGAGGGACATCGCCGCCTCGAACTCTTCGGGTCGCGCCATCGTGGAGCCGAGGAGGGAGGCCTGCTTGAAGAAGAGCACCCGCAGGTTGATGCCGTCCACGATCTGTCCCGAGCTGCCGCCCACGAAGGCGATCCGCCCGTTCTGGGCGAGGCACTCGATGCTCAGGGGGAACGTGGCGGTCCCCACGTTGTCGATGACGACATCGGCGCCGCGCCCCCCGGTGGCCGCCTTCACCGCCTCGGCGACGTTCTCCTCGCGGTAGTTGATTCCGATCTCGGCGCCGAACGCGCGGGCGAGCTCGAGCTTGCGCGGCTCCGAGGAGGTGACGATGACCCGGGCGCCGGAGATGACGGCGAGCTGCAAGCCGAAGAGGTTCACGCCGCCCCCGATGCCGTGGATGAGCACGGTTTCGCCGGGGCCGACCTCGGCGCGGGTGACGACCTGGCGGTAGGCGGTGCAGAGGGCGAGGGGAAAGGCGGCGGCATCCTCGAAGGACATCCGGGCGGGCTTGGGGCGCAAGTTCGCCGCGGCGAGAACGATGCACTCGGCGTGCGTGCCCTCGCAGCCGGCGCCGACGATGCCGAAGCCCGGCCGGGTCGGATCGCCGAGGTTCGGGTTGATGATGACCTCGTCCCCTTCCTTGAGCGAGACGCCATCGCCGGCGGCCTCGATCACCCCCGCGCCGTCCGCCCCCATGGTGTGGGGTTTCGGGTGCTGCACCATCCCGGGGGTGCACTGGTAGATGTCGGTGTGGTTGATGCCCG includes:
- the msrA gene encoding peptide-methionine (S)-S-oxide reductase MsrA, which codes for MEQAIFGAGCFWGVEAAFRKVEGVSRTAVGYSGGIADDPNYKQVCSGATGHAEAVLVEFEPEQVGYEDLLEIFWGLHDPTQFNRQGPDVGTQYRSAIFYLSPEQQKAASASKKALEESGRFSRPIVTEITPASEFWMAEDYHQQYFEKMGVFH
- a CDS encoding ZIP family metal transporter — its product is MASPPDAVLTVLLYSSLAALVAAAGVLPFAVRAQVPMRWLGCAYALASGFMLGAAYILMAEGLRSMATLPTILGAGLGVGYTFWMHSYSGTGEIETLPDEAVGAIEGYKLILLSALHSASEGVAIGVGMAVSLRLGIFLALALAVHNIAEAMGLTAALRLRRVSLKESAGLCIISDVPMVMMAIVAYAIVAAAPFLLPWVLGLSAGALMYLVLTELLPASYHQAGSGRVAVLVSLSAGGIVMAEGLLGMLVR
- a CDS encoding ZIP family metal transporter, which produces MGGIQVTPVLLVFFYGAITALATGLGALPFLFVRQVSYRMVAFANASAAGLMLGASFGLILEGTGHGATQTLIGGAAGVLFISIAHHFLHDLDVGFGKLRGAGARQIVLIIAVMTVHSFSEGVAVGVAFGGGQRLAALITIAIAVHNIPEGLAISAVMRPKGSSVLSCALWSVFSSLPQPLMAVPAFLFVEAFRPVLPYGLGFAAGAMVFMVFLELLPEAYEKASRPAVGLIVSLTLGLMILFQRYI
- a CDS encoding zinc-binding dehydrogenase, with product MKAITVQGSDGIEGLKYGEVPTPEPGPGEARVRLRASGINHTDIYQCTPGMVQHPKPHTMGADGAGVIEAAGDGVSLKEGDEVIINPNLGDPTRPGFGIVGAGCEGTHAECIVLAAANLRPKPARMSFEDAAAFPLALCTAYRQVVTRAEVGPGETVLIHGIGGGVNLFGLQLAVISGARVIVTSSEPRKLELARAFGAEIGINYREENVAEAVKAATGGRGADVVIDNVGTATFPLSIECLAQNGRIAFVGGSSGQIVDGINLRVLFFKQASLLGSTMARPEEFEAAMSLAESGRIRAHIDRTFPLSRYQEAIRYVDEGKQLGKVIITREA